In Microbulbifer elongatus, the DNA window ACATGATCGTACACAGCGCAATAACTGGCGTAAAAATCGAAAAAAGGCCGACAACCTTACTGAGACAGAGGGGAAATTGTCAATTAAATTGCGCAAGCCGGCTAGAAGAACGCCAAACCGCACAGGCATTGACCCAATCCTGCCCACATACCCGCGTTTACCCTGCCAGAAACAACAGGGGCCGGCAAAAGCCGACCCCTGACAGGAAGCAACCGGTTGTGACTTCCGGCTCAGATCCCCAGCGCCTTAGCCAAAGTCTCCGGCGGTACATAGCCCGGCACCACGGTACCGTCCTCCATCACGATAGTGGGCGTACCACGCACATCGATTGACTCGTTGCCCAGCTTGTACTGCGCGGCGACCGGATTGTCCTTACATACCTTCAAGGGCACGTTTTTACGGTTCTTCAGGTCCGTCAGGGTCTTGTTGGGATCATCCGCACACCAGGCGGTTGCCACCTTGCGGTAACCCACGGAGTTGAGACCGGCACGAGGGAAGGCCAGGTAACGCACTTCGATACCCCGGCGATTCAGCTCGGGTACGTCGTCGTGCAGCTTGCGGCAGTAACCACAGTCTACGTCGGTAAAGACATAGATATGCGCCTTGGTCTCGCCTTTTGGAGAAAACACGATCATGTCGTCGAGGCTCTGGGAATCCATCACCTTCGCGCGGCTTTTACCCCGGCGCTGTTCAGACAGGTTCACAACCCGCTGCGGGGTCACTTCAAACAGGTCGCCAGCGATA includes these proteins:
- a CDS encoding DsbC family protein is translated as MNFLAKPLKPLAALVATTALLLGQSAVAVDDNVAKQIKAKLAASNPSASFGEVRESAMPGLYEVDINGGNVLFVSKDGGHFIAGDLFEVTPQRVVNLSEQRRGKSRAKVMDSQSLDDMIVFSPKGETKAHIYVFTDVDCGYCRKLHDDVPELNRRGIEVRYLAFPRAGLNSVGYRKVATAWCADDPNKTLTDLKNRKNVPLKVCKDNPVAAQYKLGNESIDVRGTPTIVMEDGTVVPGYVPPETLAKALGI